CTTCTAAAAGCTCAAGTTCTCGTTGAATAGCTTTATTATCCCTAGAGTTTGAAATCAAAACTCCCACATTTGTAAAAATAATTCCTACAACACCACCTAAAGTAGCCCAATCCATTACTGAATAATCCCCTATCATTTTTTCTCCTATTCTATCACATTTTATTCCATTCTGTATTATTTAATTAAAAAAGCCATGAAACTAATCATGACATCAATGTTTCTCCATATCTAATAAAATATCATTTATCAAAAATAACAAATACTTTCTAACTTCTCTTTTTTTAGAATCATGCAAAAAGAATTCTTTAAAACCTACATAATAAATATATAAAACAAATATCCATACAATTAATAAAATACTAGATTTAAAAGTTTTGGCATTTAACCAAGAAGTTACAACTCTCTCTATTGAATTATAACCTAATATTACTGGAATTAAACCTACTACAATCACACCAAAATAATTAAATATCTTTTGTAAAAATGCTTTGAATTCTAAACCAATCCCTGTTGTCTCTCTATTTTCAATTATCATTCTTAAATGCTTCAAATCAAGTTCTGATAGTCCCATTAATTCTTTACGAACACTTTCGATTTCTTGAAATGTAGTTCTTGAATTTTTAATAGACAATTTTTTTATTATAAATCTAAATTTAGAATACTTTTTTTCCTTTTTTAAATCTCGTAATACAAAATCTAACCAAACATTTAACTCATAACTATCATTTAGAGTAATATACTTATAGTTCAACACAATAACATCCCTTTATTTGTTATTATATCAATCGTGCAAAACTTTTTCTAGTAGTATAATTAATATTAGTAATAATATTGTCAGTATTAATCTGCTAGATATTGTTTCAATTAATTTCAATAAAATAATACTATAAATTAATGCTATGAAATAATATACTAGTCTTTTCAATTTCGCTCCTTTAAACAAAACTAAAGCCATGAAATTAATCATGGCATTATCTTATTTTTCACTTTTCTTTTTGAAAAAGGTTAAATACTTTTTTATATTATCTTTAAATCCAATCCAAACTGCTCCAGCAATTAACAAGAGACCTACTATTGTAAAGATAGTCTTACCCTCACCAGTGTTTGGCAATACTTCTATTTTTCCATCTGATTTTTTAATTGCTACAGTACCGTCTTTTTGTACCTCACCACCAACCTCTTTGGCATCCTTTAGTATTGTTCCAGATGCACTTTGAACAATCACTTTTCCATTTTCAGTGCCAATTACTGTATCTCCTGTAACTGTTGAAATTGGAACATCAACAATAGGTTTTGTAATAGGCTTAGGCGCATCTGGCTCTTTACTAGGTGCTGGTTTTTCTGCTTCTGTACTTGGTGCTGACGTACTTGAATCTGTCGCATCTGTTGTTTGATCTGTACTTGGTGCTGACGTACTTGAATCTGTCGCATCTGTTGTTTGATCTGTACTTGGTGCTGACGTACTTGAATCTGTCGTATCTGTTGTTTGATCTGTACTTGGTGTTGGTGCACTTGGTTCTGTGGTATCTGTTATTGGATCTGTACTTGGTGTTGGCGCACTTGGTTCTGTGGTATCTGTTATTGGATCTGTACTTGGTGTTGGCGCACTTGGTTCTGTGGTATCTGTTACTGGATTTATACTTGATGATGGTGGCGTTATAGAATCAGATACACCTGCATCTACCCCTGATAGCATTATAGTATCACCTCCACTAGTTACAACATCTGCACTTGCTGATAAATTACCAGCAATTAAAAATAGTCCTGAAACAGTAATTAAACTTAAAACTTTTACTTTTGACATAAATTTTCCTTCTTTCTTAAAATACTACATTTACAGGTGTACCATGTACACTCGCAATCTCAAATTGGTCTGTACCTAATACATAATTACCAGCTAAACTTAATTTGTCTCTTTTATCTGTTACTAAATTAATAGTAAACTGATAAACATTACTCGCATCTGACTCATATACTTGTAAACTTTCCAAATCAAAATGATAACCAGCCATCAACATGGTTTTTACAGTTTGGGCAACTGTAGGATTTGTAATGGATAATTTATTTTGATAATCACCCTTAATATCTGATTGTGTTGGGATTTTTACAAGGTAATCAATAGGTACAGTTATAGATTTTTTAACCTTCTCCTTTTCCTTATCAGATACTTGACGATCACTAGCTTCCAAAGTAGATTTTGCTTCTTTAGTTGAATCATAAGACTTAACCTTATGTTTCGGTTCAACTCGTTCAACTTTTGTATGATTACCACTTGTTTTAATCACTGGATTATCTTTTTGAATAACTTTATAAACTATAAAAGCCATCACTAACACCATTAAAAATAAAACTATTTTTCTACGTTTCATTAACTACCTACCGTTTTCACTTTATCAGACAATTTATAACCAGCTTTAGAGGGATTATAAAAACTATAATGCTCTTTTTTTAATTCTAAAGTAGAAACATAACGATAATTCCATGAATATGGTCCAAATCCTCCATTATCTCCAGAATAAGTTGAATAATTTTGCTCTACTATTAACATATCGCCATTTTCAAATACATGACTAACCACTCCAGTATGCCCAGCACTAGAAGTACCTGAACTTGAAAAAACAGCTCCAGAAGATGGAGTATTTTCAGAGCGTCCACCGAATTCAGATACCCAATTAGAAACAACCATATTACCATTGCCCATTCTTTGCGTTGGATGCATTCCGCCTTTAAGCCATAAACCATACATCAAACTTGCTGATAAGTCAGTACATTGACCACCAGTAGAAGCTATCGCATTCCAACCCTTAGAGTTACGATAAGATAAACCAACTGACTTAGGATCTACAGCATATTTCTTCAAATCATTAGGCAACTGATCTGGCTTCCAAGCATTATAAGAAGTGTATTTAACTTTCCCTGACTTATCTTTACCAAATAAGCCCTGTACCGCATCACTAGCTGAATCACAAAGAGATAAAACTGTAGAATCAGAAATTATATCGCTCTTACCAGACGAGGACGTTTTTGAACCACCACTAAAACTTTTAGAAAATTTTTCTGCATCAAATTTATATTTTGAACCATTAAACATGTCATAAGCTTTTTGACCATCTGCAGACTTTTGACTTTTGTTAATATAAGCTGTATTACCTCTTTCATAGGCATTCCATACTAAAGTAGCTTCTTTAGGATCAGTCATCTGTGCCATCTCTTCAAAAGAATGATTCCCTCCAGATAGATCATGAGCTTTATTCCAGTCACCACCTTTTATAGACTTCATGACAAATGCATTCATTGCATCCGCATCTTCCCACTTGGGATCACCAAGTGGTGCATATTTTGTAAAAGGTGTAAATTGATAAATACCTCCTCCAGCTTCGGTAGTATAATAAGACAATCCAGCAGGTCTAATATTAAAAGCAATTGAATTCGTTTTCAAATCATTACCATAATGTCCTTCTGCTCGACCTATCATAGCAAATCCACCTTCTGAATTTACCCATCCTACAATACCTGATGCACTTGCTCCAGATAAGCCTTTACTTACCCAAGCATTGAATACCTTCTCTGCAGTTTTATTAGCAACAGAGCCTTTTTTAGTCCAATCACTATTGGAAGCATTCTCACTTGAGGTTTCAACTTGTGAAGATACATCTGGTGTAATTTGACAATCTTGTTGAGAACTTGACGAAGCAATCAACAATAAAACCAATAAAAAAGGAAATACGATCAGTATTCCCAAACAGCCTAATTTTTTCTTATGTTTTACTTTAGTTCCCTCCTTTCAAATAAAATAAAATAAAAAAGCACCAACAAAAATTGATACTTTAAACCACTATGAAATATGATATAATAATGAAGCAGAAAAGTTAAGACGGTGGCTCTTATTTCTGAAAGGTAGGTGGTGCCCATAGGCAATTCATCAAAATCCAACAGAAAGGAGGAGCTAGATTTGTCTACCTTTGAGGTCTTAACACTCATGTTTATAGCAGGTAACTTCGTTATCGCTCTCGTGAAGTTAGTCCTTGAACTGGTAAAATCGACAAAAAAATAACCGTCTCAACTTTGGCGAGTTAACGGTTATTTTTTAACGGTTATTTTCTGCCACCGTCTTAAACGGTTCTGCTAAGCAGTTGTTAGAAGCAACTGCTTTTTATTTACACTTATATTATACATAATCTAAAAAATAGTGTCAATTAATATATAGTTTACTAAACCTCTCAATGTCATGAAACTCCTTGTACTACTTACCTTCTCTCAGCTTTTCTAGTTCTTCCAAAACTTTTGACTGTCGTTCAAGATTATGTCGCTTTCTAACTTCCTTAGTTTTACTGGCATTGAATCCCTTTTCAAAAGCATTTTTACCATGATTTTTTGTCATGGATACATCACTATTAAATTGACTTAATTCACCCTCTAGCTTATTAATCTTTCGCTGTTTTAACGGTGAAAGATAGTTATTTGAATGATTTTCTATATCATTTGTTATCATATCCTGATTTGTTAATGAAGTATCTCCATCTCCTTCTTGAAACGTGTGATTATCCGACTTAACATTTTTTAAAATTTCCTCTGTTGAATTACCTTCTGATATAAACGATAGCTCATAAGAAGATTCCTTTCCCAATTGTTCAATCCTTTTACTTGCTTCTTTAGGTAACTCTGATTGATATTCACCTTCATTAGTCAGCTCAGCCTCTTTAGAAATAACAGTATCATCCGCATTAGCTTCATCATACTTATCAGCATCATTAGTTTTAGACTGACCATCATCTAAATTAGCTTGTTGTCTTTCTTTGAAAGCATTCCAATTATCTTGTGCATTCATCATTGTACCAACACCATAGCCAGCTCCCATCATGGCAAGGCTTGACATATCGTGTGCCCTCTCATAAATGGATTTTGGCGTAATTCCTAGATTTTCTGCTTTTTCATTAATTTTATCTACAGACTGATTAATGACTTGAGAAGCTCTAGACCCTATAATCAGTCTTAAGAAAGTTTCTTTATATTTCCAAATTCCCCAAAACACACAACCTTGGACGAAAACTGTTATTAGCAACATAAACAGTATTGCCTGACCTTTAAAATTACTACCACTAAGCAGGGAACCATCTGTAAATTTTTTCTTAACAAAGGTGGCTATTAAAGTTTGAGTATAGAAGACTATCAAGGTTAAAAAACCAGCTAAGGCAGGAAAGGAAACAGCCCCAAACATGACTTTCAAAACATTGAAAATGATATCTTGCATTCTAGGCAAAAATGAAACTAATAAAGCTAATGGAAAAATAAACATTAATATAATCACTAAAACATCTGCCATAAAAGCAATTAACTGAATGAGTATTAATGGAACTGCGAGTATAACCGCTTCAAAAATCTTTAAGATAACATAGCCTGATTTTATCCAAAGATAATCATTTACTGCAGAAAGCCATCTATTTTTTTCCTCCCCTTCGGTTGCCTTATCTCCCAAATTATCAGTATAATTCAATATATCCTTTTGTTTTGGAGTGATAAATTTACCTGATTTATCGTACTTACCTAAAACTTGTTCGTTATCAAACTTTTCTTCTTTACCTGTTTGATTATTGTGAAACTTACCATTTAACTGACCAGTATTGACAAACAAATAAGCCGTATAAGAAGTTTTCATCACATAATTATCAGCTACTGATGATTTTTGTGTGATCTTTGTTTTACCACCTGATGGATTATCCAGTGATAAATTAGTTACCGCATCTGAAAACGAACCAGCTAGTTGATGAACGGTATCTAAAATATAAATACCACCTGATGTTGATTGAATCGTACCAAAGTAACCCATACCTAAAATGATAACCACGAACAAGTGGATCAAACGTTTAGAAAAATCTCCTTTTGAAAAAAGATATGAAATAAATATTGAAAAAGCTGAAATCGCAACCAATAAATAAAGCAAGGAGCTTGTATAAGACCCATTACCTGATAGATTTTCCCATAATTTTTGAGACGAATGATAAACTGTTTGTTTATAGGTATCATACAAACTGAAATTTTCAAAAAAGCGTAGAATAACAGAAAATAAACCAACAATCAAGTTAAGTAGGAAAAAGGGAAAATTAACAAAAACATCTAACAAAATGCTTTGAGCTCCAGTCTCAGCTCCGTGAGTTATCTCCATATAAGCCTTTAACGCAAATATATCCACATCTTTTACCTTCGCAAAGGTCGAAGCAATCAAACCATCATCTATTTTGTCCATCTGATTACCTCCCTTCTACGAAGCATATTTATTTTCAAGGTGACTTGATACTGTTTTCTTCATAGGTTTTAACAATGGATCAATATCTGGATGAATGTTATGTATCGAAATCATATTCAAGTTACCGTAAACATCATAATAAAGACATTGACCTGAAATCATATTATCAATCCATTCTAGATTCTTAGGTGTTACTTCTAAACCAACATGACTTAAAATATCTTCACGTTCCGATTTTTCATAAAATGAAAAAATTGTCCCAAAGCCGGTCGTATCATCATCGTTTTCTGCATCATGAACCGATTGAGATACTAGCATCAACACATTATACTTAGAGCGACCAACACGACGCATAGACTTGATAACAGCCTTACCTTCTGAGGATTGCATAAGTACCCATGCTTCATCAAAAATTTCAACTGTTTCATCATCACTACGCTCACCAAAATGCTTACAAAACGCACCTAAAGCAAACATTAAAGCAATCGAATTACTTTCATGATCAGATATATGATCTGAACCGTCCTTAGGCAATGATAAATCCGCAACTTCTAAAACTGTCACACGTTCTTCGTAAGAAAGACCAGCAACATCACCATCTGAAAATGCCAACTCTAAAATAGAATTCTGAATAATAGCTTTAAAATAACGACCAACTGACTGAACTTCATCACTTTCAGAATCAATAAGAACTTCATTAACCTGATTAAAACCAACGACTTCACCAGCTTCACGTTTTGCAATGACTTGACTAATTGCTTCTGTTAAAGCTGTTGTTTGATCTAATTTAATCTCTGTAGCGTTTTTTAACAAATAAAGCAACATATTTTTAGCCGTTGAGGAAGCACCTTCCTTATCAAGAATAACAATAGGATCTAATACACCATGATTTTCTTTGACAGAACTATCAAGAGTGACAAAATTCGTTTCCTCAATTTGCTTCTTACGTAGAGGAAACTTACGTGCATACTCTGGATCAGAAACAACTTTTAAATAGTGTTGCCGTAGTTCTCGTTTAGGGTCAACATAAAGGACACGAACATTTTGTTGAGCAGTATGTAAAAAGATCATCTGTGCTAAGTATGATTTCCCTTGACCTGTCGCCCCAGTTATAATCACGTGAGGATTTTTAGTAACCTTACCAGCAACATCTTCTTTATTCGCGACTGTCGCATTAAATAAGACAAGATTTTTAGATCCCATAATAGCTTCGTCAATAGAATCCCAAGCAGTTAAACGATTATCTACTCGTCCAATATACCAACCAATCCTGTTACCTGATTGGGTATTTGTAAAAAGCATCAACTCCGAAAAACCTCGAGCAGTTACTAAATGATTCCACTTACGAGTTGTTTTTTGTAAATCTTGACCATAAAGTAACGCTTGAAATAAATATGGTGTATCATGACTGGCTTCATAAACATTGACTTTCATATCATCAAAGTAACTTAAAATGGCATATCTACGTTGTTTTAGTTGATTTAAACTAGAACCAGCAACTACCAAATAACAACCATACTCTATGATTTCTTCCTTATTTCCAACTTTTTTCATAAGATCCTTAAGCGAATATGCTCCCATCAAGATATCATCTTGTTGAACCGTATTTGTGTTATAAGCTTCTTTCATGATTTGATCATAGCGTGTATTTGAGCGACCCATAGTGCCACCCAATTTTGTCTTATCTATAAATTCCGCTTTAAATCTTAATTCAACCGGAAAACTCATTCTTTGAACTAGTTCACCAAGATGAAAGCCATTAAATATGGTAGAGAACCGACCTA
This Streptococcus urinalis 2285-97 DNA region includes the following protein-coding sequences:
- a CDS encoding LPXTG cell wall anchor domain-containing protein — its product is MSKVKVLSLITVSGLFLIAGNLSASADVVTSGGDTIMLSGVDAGVSDSITPPSSSINPVTDTTEPSAPTPSTDPITDTTEPSAPTPSTDPITDTTEPSAPTPSTDQTTDTTDSSTSAPSTDQTTDATDSSTSAPSTDQTTDATDSSTSAPSTEAEKPAPSKEPDAPKPITKPIVDVPISTVTGDTVIGTENGKVIVQSASGTILKDAKEVGGEVQKDGTVAIKKSDGKIEVLPNTGEGKTIFTIVGLLLIAGAVWIGFKDNIKKYLTFFKKKSEK
- a CDS encoding phage tail tip lysozyme, with the translated sequence MGILIVFPFLLVLLLIASSSSQQDCQITPDVSSQVETSSENASNSDWTKKGSVANKTAEKVFNAWVSKGLSGASASGIVGWVNSEGGFAMIGRAEGHYGNDLKTNSIAFNIRPAGLSYYTTEAGGGIYQFTPFTKYAPLGDPKWEDADAMNAFVMKSIKGGDWNKAHDLSGGNHSFEEMAQMTDPKEATLVWNAYERGNTAYINKSQKSADGQKAYDMFNGSKYKFDAEKFSKSFSGGSKTSSSGKSDIISDSTVLSLCDSASDAVQGLFGKDKSGKVKYTSYNAWKPDQLPNDLKKYAVDPKSVGLSYRNSKGWNAIASTGGQCTDLSASLMYGLWLKGGMHPTQRMGNGNMVVSNWVSEFGGRSENTPSSGAVFSSSGTSSAGHTGVVSHVFENGDMLIVEQNYSTYSGDNGGFGPYSWNYRYVSTLELKKEHYSFYNPSKAGYKLSDKVKTVGS
- a CDS encoding ATP-binding protein — translated: MVKKLEYPIDRIHQNLALRKDKVVVAYYRIPNTPITITDSDKKDSHKTKVAQVIKKLAKYKNFDISLIPKDYLLGEKMSDFEADLADDVKELGLETLDFTVDTLTHEMEIPYQFDWLIGVDLGKGQYNANIKEFIYNQFESIASNFASLAGYEVEVDEDWYKEHSEEELLVYSLLSTLKAKRLTDVDLFYYQRMQFLRYVPHTKSEVIANRNMLNVTDTLIKSLEGGFLKLESAYGSSFVSVLPVGRFSTIFNGFHLGELVQRMSFPVELRFKAEFIDKTKLGGTMGRSNTRYDQIMKEAYNTNTVQQDDILMGAYSLKDLMKKVGNKEEIIEYGCYLVVAGSSLNQLKQRRYAILSYFDDMKVNVYEASHDTPYLFQALLYGQDLQKTTRKWNHLVTARGFSELMLFTNTQSGNRIGWYIGRVDNRLTAWDSIDEAIMGSKNLVLFNATVANKEDVAGKVTKNPHVIITGATGQGKSYLAQMIFLHTAQQNVRVLYVDPKRELRQHYLKVVSDPEYARKFPLRKKQIEETNFVTLDSSVKENHGVLDPIVILDKEGASSTAKNMLLYLLKNATEIKLDQTTALTEAISQVIAKREAGEVVGFNQVNEVLIDSESDEVQSVGRYFKAIIQNSILELAFSDGDVAGLSYEERVTVLEVADLSLPKDGSDHISDHESNSIALMFALGAFCKHFGERSDDETVEIFDEAWVLMQSSEGKAVIKSMRRVGRSKYNVLMLVSQSVHDAENDDDTTGFGTIFSFYEKSEREDILSHVGLEVTPKNLEWIDNMISGQCLYYDVYGNLNMISIHNIHPDIDPLLKPMKKTVSSHLENKYAS